A region of Paractinoplanes abujensis DNA encodes the following proteins:
- a CDS encoding TIM-barrel domain-containing protein, translated as MTSRRDFLRTAGLAVGGAAVGTPPSVQAVETPADYASHTADARTVTVTSTAGQRVRITAYGGHMVRVRHARAGETFFADDRYEMVDPAAHAGLGGTLSVTDGGDALTITTAPADGVKVVLRKSPLRIAFHGKDDDVLLAGEDATRSMTWDGENYSIVRQRFAPPAAGERFVKAGHGFMGRSPRVDRTGEVVAHNYGLAADRSEQSPAIVQLYLSSRGYAVFVNTTFDTTFTFGRDGVYEFAADEHNTPGVRPQMDYFVIRGPRFAQLLDRYTQLTGRPRLPQLGIFGLQMSDKNFPGVSDQTWWVNKITEHRTRGFPLDLQVHDNRWRAGSGGWSGSWFEFDAGRWPDPAAFKRWADENGIITSLDYNRNNSNLMAGWVPGPPPGYSFQPADISGVSENYSVPDWSNPATRAWVWNVFWTRALDPALGFPGDALWLDEPDELGPIPYEAIAANGQRWSELRNAYFLYLAKAVGQEGWDRHVGPGRRPFIFSRGATAGQQRHAHLWTGDTQSTYGEMQQQIRGMLNAGLGGFPYANVDGGGHNGNPIPPDMYRNWVAAWGALSPIWRPHGYGDTATLGQRASRWPTDQPAGESNDFLRYGRLRYTLLPYVYTIAHAAHATGMPMARAMVVDHQDNPQAYSHDQQYMWGPSILVAPVTTGTAGAVQPVWLPAGTTWYNFWSEAKSTGSDSADKQYVTRTGEIIMYVRAGAILPRYRYAQSTKFLDKTHLELDVYTGQDGSFDLHEDDGVSESTRAAVTGVTFTHAGLTVAVRHPAGTYDGAPAVRRYVVRYHGLSAPVGLRVDGGPALPAYTGETAAVLAGSGQVWDAARKILTVVTPPVPVNPGGGVAATIRPIGEPFPAVTGPVAYAAEDAALSGVALGTQHPGYTGHGYADYTDATGDHVEWTVTVPVAGSYILGFRYANGSNADRPLAVTVNGTTATAALPFPPTGGWAVWRSAPLTTSLPAGPVRIRATSTGSGGANLDCLTVAPAAQGRNR; from the coding sequence ATGACCTCACGACGCGATTTTCTCCGTACGGCCGGGCTCGCTGTGGGCGGAGCTGCCGTCGGCACGCCCCCGTCGGTTCAGGCCGTGGAGACGCCCGCGGACTACGCGAGCCACACCGCGGACGCCCGGACGGTGACCGTGACCAGCACCGCCGGGCAGCGTGTGCGGATCACCGCGTACGGGGGTCACATGGTCCGGGTGCGTCACGCCCGAGCGGGTGAGACCTTCTTCGCCGACGACCGGTACGAGATGGTCGACCCGGCCGCCCACGCCGGGCTCGGGGGCACGTTGAGCGTGACCGACGGCGGCGACGCGCTGACCATCACCACGGCGCCGGCCGACGGCGTCAAGGTCGTGCTGCGCAAGAGCCCGCTGCGGATCGCCTTCCACGGCAAGGACGACGACGTGCTGCTGGCCGGTGAGGACGCGACGCGCAGCATGACCTGGGACGGCGAGAACTACAGCATCGTGCGGCAGCGGTTCGCCCCGCCCGCGGCCGGGGAGAGGTTCGTCAAGGCCGGGCACGGTTTCATGGGCCGCTCGCCACGGGTCGACCGCACCGGCGAGGTCGTCGCGCACAACTACGGCCTGGCCGCCGACCGCAGCGAGCAGTCACCGGCCATCGTGCAGCTCTACCTGTCGTCGCGCGGCTACGCGGTCTTCGTCAACACGACGTTCGACACCACGTTCACCTTCGGCCGGGACGGGGTCTACGAGTTCGCGGCCGACGAGCACAACACCCCGGGCGTCCGGCCGCAGATGGACTACTTCGTCATCCGGGGCCCGCGATTCGCGCAGCTGCTCGACCGTTACACGCAGCTCACCGGGCGGCCCCGCCTGCCCCAGCTCGGCATCTTCGGCCTGCAGATGTCGGACAAGAACTTCCCGGGCGTCAGCGACCAGACCTGGTGGGTCAACAAGATCACCGAGCATCGCACCCGGGGGTTCCCGCTCGACCTGCAGGTGCACGACAACCGGTGGCGCGCGGGCAGCGGCGGCTGGAGCGGCTCGTGGTTCGAGTTCGACGCCGGACGCTGGCCCGACCCGGCCGCCTTCAAACGGTGGGCCGACGAGAACGGCATCATCACGTCGCTCGACTACAACCGCAACAACTCCAACCTGATGGCGGGCTGGGTTCCCGGTCCGCCGCCCGGCTACAGCTTCCAGCCCGCCGACATCAGCGGCGTGTCCGAGAACTACTCCGTACCGGACTGGTCCAACCCGGCGACCCGCGCGTGGGTGTGGAACGTGTTCTGGACCAGGGCGCTCGACCCGGCGCTGGGTTTCCCCGGTGACGCGTTGTGGCTCGACGAACCCGACGAGCTCGGCCCCATCCCGTACGAGGCGATCGCCGCGAACGGGCAGCGCTGGTCCGAGCTGCGCAACGCGTACTTCCTGTACCTGGCCAAGGCCGTCGGGCAGGAGGGCTGGGACCGGCACGTCGGGCCCGGCCGGCGCCCGTTCATCTTCAGCCGTGGGGCCACTGCGGGCCAGCAACGTCATGCCCACTTGTGGACCGGTGACACCCAATCCACGTACGGGGAGATGCAGCAGCAGATCCGGGGCATGCTCAACGCCGGGCTCGGCGGCTTCCCCTACGCCAACGTCGACGGCGGCGGGCACAACGGCAACCCGATCCCGCCCGACATGTATCGCAACTGGGTCGCGGCCTGGGGCGCGCTCTCGCCGATCTGGCGGCCGCACGGCTACGGCGACACCGCCACCCTGGGCCAGCGGGCGTCGCGCTGGCCCACCGATCAGCCCGCCGGTGAGAGCAACGACTTCCTCCGGTACGGCCGGTTGCGGTACACGCTGCTGCCCTACGTCTACACGATCGCCCACGCCGCGCACGCGACCGGCATGCCGATGGCCCGCGCGATGGTCGTCGACCACCAGGACAACCCGCAGGCCTACAGCCACGACCAGCAGTACATGTGGGGCCCGTCGATCCTGGTGGCGCCGGTGACCACCGGCACGGCCGGCGCGGTCCAGCCGGTCTGGTTGCCCGCCGGCACGACCTGGTACAACTTCTGGAGCGAGGCGAAGTCGACCGGTTCCGACAGCGCCGACAAGCAATACGTGACCCGTACGGGCGAGATCATCATGTACGTCCGGGCGGGCGCGATCCTGCCGCGCTACCGCTACGCCCAGAGCACGAAGTTCCTCGACAAGACCCACCTCGAGCTGGACGTCTACACCGGCCAGGACGGCTCGTTCGACCTGCACGAGGACGACGGCGTCAGCGAGAGCACCCGGGCCGCCGTCACCGGTGTCACCTTCACCCACGCCGGCCTGACCGTGGCCGTCCGCCACCCCGCCGGGACCTACGACGGCGCCCCGGCCGTACGCCGCTACGTGGTCCGCTACCACGGCCTGTCCGCGCCGGTCGGCCTGCGCGTCGACGGCGGCCCGGCCCTGCCCGCGTACACCGGTGAGACCGCGGCGGTGCTGGCCGGCAGCGGACAGGTATGGGACGCCGCCCGCAAGATCCTGACCGTGGTCACCCCGCCCGTCCCGGTCAACCCCGGCGGTGGCGTCGCGGCCACGATCCGCCCCATCGGCGAACCGTTCCCCGCGGTCACCGGCCCGGTCGCCTACGCCGCCGAGGACGCGGCACTGTCCGGCGTCGCCCTCGGCACCCAGCATCCGGGCTACACCGGCCACGGCTACGCCGACTACACCGACGCCACCGGCGACCACGTCGAGTGGACGGTCACCGTGCCCGTCGCCGGTTCGTACATCCTGGGCTTCCGCTACGCCAACGGCAGCAACGCCGACCGGCCCCTGGCCGTCACCGTCAACGGCACGACCGCCACCGCCGCGCTCCCGTTCCCACCGACCGGCGGCTGGGCCGTGTGGCGCTCGGCCCCCTTGACCACGAGCCTGCCCGCCGGCCCGGTCCGGATCCGCGCCACCAGCACCGGTTCCGGCGGCGCCAACCTCGACTGCCTCACTGTCGCGCCGGCTGCTCAGGGGCGGAACCGGTAG
- a CDS encoding response regulator gives MTRVLVVDDEPQLVRALRINLRARRYDVDTAPDGTTALHVAARQHPDLVVLDLGLPDMDGTDVIRGLRGWTRIPIIVLSGRSDSRDKVGALDAGADDYITKPFGVDELLARIRAVTRRGGPAGEAEATFTIGGHTVDLSARTITGDVRLTPTEWRLLDHLLRHPGQLLPQRTLLNDVWGPQFRHESNYLRQYMARLRRKLETDPARPRHLLTEPGMGYRFRP, from the coding sequence ATGACCCGCGTCCTGGTGGTCGACGACGAGCCGCAGCTCGTCCGCGCGCTGCGGATCAACCTGCGGGCCCGCCGGTACGACGTCGACACCGCGCCCGACGGCACGACCGCGCTGCACGTCGCCGCGCGGCAGCATCCCGACCTGGTCGTGCTCGACCTGGGGCTGCCCGACATGGATGGCACCGACGTCATCCGGGGCCTGCGCGGCTGGACCCGCATCCCGATCATCGTGCTGTCGGGCCGGTCGGACAGCCGGGACAAGGTGGGCGCGCTGGACGCGGGAGCCGACGACTACATCACCAAGCCGTTCGGCGTCGACGAGCTGCTGGCCCGGATCCGGGCCGTCACCAGGCGCGGCGGTCCGGCGGGGGAGGCGGAGGCGACCTTCACGATCGGCGGGCACACCGTCGACCTGAGCGCCCGCACCATCACCGGCGACGTGCGGCTCACCCCGACCGAGTGGCGGCTGCTGGATCATCTGCTGCGCCACCCCGGCCAGCTGCTGCCCCAGCGGACCCTGCTCAACGACGTGTGGGGCCCGCAGTTCCGGCACGAGAGCAACTATCTGCGCCAGTACATGGCCCGGCTGCGCCGCAAACTCGAAACCGACCCGGCCCGCCCGCGGCACCTGCTCACCGAGCCGGGCATGGGCTACCGGTTCCGCCCCTGA
- a CDS encoding sensor histidine kinase — MARGELRIFLGAAPGVGKTYTMLEEAHRRAERGTEVVVGLVETHGRKHTQAMIADLEVVPRRTVGYRGAAFTEMDLDALLARRPELAVVDELAHTNVPGSRNAKRWQDVDELLNAGIDVLTTVNIQHLESLNDVVAQITGAQQRETVPDAVVRAAEQVELVDMTPEALRRRMAHGNIYQPEKIDAALGNYFRTGNLTALRELALLWLADKVEEQLDKYRAEHRISATWETRERIVVALTGGSEGDTLIRRAARIAARDKGADLMAVHVTRNDGLAGADPAVLARQRVLVESLGGTYHQVVGADVPRALIDFAGAVNATQIVLGASSRGKLAQLFSAGVGVTTTAMSGSIDVHLVTHERAAQGRRKARLPAALSRRRRIAGFVVTALGLPALTAVLEVGPSLSLTNDILVFLAAVVGVALIGGLGPALLAAVAGSLLLNWFFTPPFGRFTIAEVDNLLALAIFVVVALAVSWVVDTAARKTRQAAEASADAQTLATVAGGVLRGERPLIALLERLRETFTLDSVTLLDRGAVAAHVGEACTVPRDADVEVKVDDNLTMLLRGHPLEASDRRIVEAFAAQATVALRQERLAAEAATAKPLAEADRMRTALLAAVSHDLRTPLASAKAAVAGLRSEEVHFGEEDRRELLATADESLDRLVRLVTNLLDMSRLQAGALGVNAVDLGADDAVARALDELGPEGRTVAVHIADDLPPVHADPGLLEQILINLVANALRYSPAGASPAVTASTLGGTLELRIIDHGPGIPEDRWDDVFLPFQRLGDRDNHTGVGLGLALSRGLTEAMGGTLVPEHTPGGGLTMILTLPTGNGA, encoded by the coding sequence ATGGCACGTGGCGAACTTCGGATCTTTCTCGGCGCCGCGCCCGGTGTGGGCAAGACCTACACGATGCTGGAGGAGGCCCACCGTCGGGCCGAGCGGGGCACCGAAGTGGTGGTCGGGCTGGTCGAGACGCACGGGCGCAAACACACACAGGCCATGATCGCGGACCTCGAGGTGGTGCCGCGGCGCACCGTGGGGTATCGCGGGGCGGCGTTCACCGAGATGGACCTCGATGCGCTGCTCGCCCGCCGGCCCGAGCTGGCGGTCGTCGACGAGCTGGCCCACACGAACGTCCCCGGTTCCCGCAACGCCAAGCGCTGGCAGGACGTCGACGAGCTGCTGAACGCGGGCATCGACGTGTTGACGACGGTCAACATCCAGCATCTGGAGTCGCTGAACGACGTGGTCGCGCAGATCACGGGGGCGCAGCAGCGCGAGACCGTGCCGGACGCCGTGGTGCGGGCGGCCGAGCAGGTCGAGTTGGTGGACATGACGCCGGAGGCGCTGCGGCGGCGGATGGCGCACGGCAACATCTACCAGCCGGAGAAGATCGACGCGGCGCTGGGCAACTATTTCCGTACGGGAAATCTGACCGCGCTGCGGGAGCTGGCGTTGCTGTGGCTGGCCGACAAGGTGGAGGAGCAGCTCGACAAGTATCGGGCCGAGCATCGGATCAGCGCGACGTGGGAGACGCGGGAACGGATCGTCGTGGCGCTGACCGGCGGGTCCGAGGGCGACACGCTGATCCGGCGGGCGGCGCGGATCGCGGCCCGGGACAAGGGCGCCGACCTGATGGCGGTGCATGTGACGCGGAACGACGGGCTGGCGGGGGCGGACCCGGCGGTGCTGGCCCGGCAGCGGGTGCTGGTGGAAAGTCTGGGCGGCACCTACCACCAGGTGGTGGGGGCGGACGTGCCGCGGGCACTGATCGATTTCGCGGGGGCGGTGAACGCGACCCAGATCGTGCTGGGGGCGTCGAGCCGGGGGAAGCTGGCCCAGTTGTTCTCGGCGGGGGTCGGGGTGACCACGACGGCGATGTCGGGATCGATCGACGTGCACCTGGTGACCCATGAGCGGGCCGCGCAGGGACGCCGGAAGGCCCGGCTGCCGGCCGCGTTGTCGCGCCGCCGCCGGATCGCCGGGTTCGTGGTGACGGCGCTGGGGCTGCCCGCGTTGACCGCGGTGCTCGAGGTGGGTCCGTCGTTGTCGCTGACCAACGACATCCTGGTGTTCCTGGCCGCGGTGGTGGGGGTGGCGCTGATCGGCGGGCTGGGGCCGGCGCTGCTGGCCGCGGTGGCCGGGTCGTTGCTGCTCAACTGGTTCTTCACGCCGCCCTTCGGGCGGTTCACCATCGCCGAGGTCGACAACCTGCTGGCTCTGGCGATCTTCGTGGTGGTGGCGCTCGCGGTGAGCTGGGTGGTCGACACCGCGGCCCGCAAGACCCGGCAGGCCGCGGAGGCGTCGGCCGACGCGCAGACCCTGGCCACGGTGGCGGGCGGGGTGCTGCGCGGCGAGCGGCCCCTGATCGCGCTGCTGGAGCGGCTGCGGGAGACGTTCACGCTCGACTCGGTCACGCTGCTCGACCGCGGCGCGGTGGCGGCCCACGTGGGGGAGGCCTGCACGGTTCCGCGGGACGCCGACGTCGAGGTCAAGGTGGACGACAACCTGACCATGCTGTTGCGCGGGCATCCGCTGGAGGCGTCCGACCGGCGCATCGTGGAGGCCTTCGCGGCCCAGGCCACGGTGGCGTTGCGGCAGGAGCGGCTGGCGGCCGAGGCGGCCACGGCAAAACCCCTGGCCGAGGCGGACCGGATGCGCACCGCGCTGCTGGCCGCGGTCAGCCATGATCTGCGGACACCGCTCGCCTCGGCCAAGGCGGCGGTGGCCGGGCTGCGCAGCGAGGAGGTCCACTTCGGGGAGGAGGACCGGCGGGAACTGCTGGCCACCGCGGACGAGTCGCTGGACCGGCTGGTGCGGCTGGTGACCAACCTGCTCGACATGAGCCGGTTGCAAGCCGGAGCGCTGGGCGTGAACGCGGTCGACCTGGGAGCCGACGACGCGGTGGCGCGCGCCCTGGACGAGCTGGGGCCGGAGGGGCGTACGGTCGCGGTGCACATCGCGGACGACCTGCCACCCGTGCACGCCGACCCGGGCCTGCTCGAACAGATCCTGATCAACCTGGTGGCCAACGCGTTGCGCTACAGCCCCGCCGGCGCGTCTCCCGCGGTCACGGCCAGCACGCTCGGCGGGACGCTGGAGCTGCGGATCATCGACCACGGCCCGGGTATCCCGGAGGACCGCTGGGACGACGTGTTCCTGCCCTTCCAGCGGCTGGGCGACCGCGACAACCACACCGGCGTCGGCCTGGGCCTGGCCCTGTCGCGCGGGCTGACCGAGGCGATGGGCGGCACGCTGGTGCCCGAGCACACCCCGGGAGGGGGACTCACCATGATCCTGACCCTGCCCACCGGGAACGGCGCATGA